A DNA window from Thermoplasmata archaeon contains the following coding sequences:
- a CDS encoding nucleotidyltransferase domain-containing protein, producing the protein MREIDTREAAISVLKEKINSVMKANSIEVLQIILFGSRARGDFKIQSDWDVLVVVKERLSVKEKMLYSKTIRESLAKVKIDCDVIIKSEQEFEGGKKMFGSLVREAMKEGISI; encoded by the coding sequence ATGAGAGAAATAGACACCAGAGAAGCAGCAATCTCGGTTTTGAAGGAAAAAATAAACAGCGTGATGAAAGCAAATTCAATTGAGGTTTTGCAAATAATTCTCTTCGGTTCCAGAGCAAGAGGCGATTTTAAAATTCAGAGTGACTGGGATGTGCTTGTAGTGGTGAAGGAACGGCTCTCTGTTAAAGAAAAAATGCTCTATTCAAAAACGATTAGAGAATCTCTAGCCAAAGTCAAAATAGATTGTGATGTGATAATAAAATCGGAACAGGAATTTGAGGGCGGTAAGAAAATGTTTGGCTCTCTGGTGAGAGAGGCCATGAAGGAAGGAATCTCAATATGA
- a CDS encoding HEPN domain-containing protein, which translates to MNEDVKKWMLRAMEDWKVVIHERCLPSEEIPKGAVCFHCQQFVEKLLKSYLVLKGVDFGKTHNLEYLLELCKAQDSDFENIDVGNPTFYAVNIRYPDEFYVPTLEEAEECYMIAQRVKEFIEKKLNIMLENVAAGK; encoded by the coding sequence ATGAATGAAGATGTGAAAAAATGGATGTTAAGGGCAATGGAGGACTGGAAAGTTGTTATCCATGAGAGGTGTTTACCCTCTGAGGAAATTCCCAAAGGTGCTGTTTGTTTTCATTGCCAGCAATTTGTTGAAAAACTGCTGAAATCTTATCTAGTTTTGAAAGGCGTGGATTTCGGGAAAACCCATAATCTTGAGTACCTCCTGGAACTTTGTAAGGCACAGGACAGTGATTTTGAAAACATAGATGTAGGAAACCCCACATTCTATGCCGTGAATATCCGCTATCCAGATGAATTTTATGTTCCCACACTTGAAGAAGCTGAAGAGTGTTATATGATTGCACAAAGAGTAAAAGAATTCATTGAAAAAAAGCTAAACATAATGCTGGAGAATGTCGCTGCAGGAAAGTAA
- a CDS encoding ABC transporter ATP-binding protein: MIKDLMKVYKMGRTEVFALRGVNAEIKEGEFVAVVGPSGCGKTTLLNLIGGIDLPTAGSIIVKGTNICNYSEKELVDYRRRYVGMVFQFFNLVPTLTAYENVELPALLAGIEKKAREKRVMELLKSVGMVERAGHLPDEMSGGEQQRIAIATALVNNPAIILADEPTGELDKKTGLEILELFKALQKNEKKTLIVATHDPRIAEFADRILHMEDGKITGKKE; the protein is encoded by the coding sequence GTGATAAAGGACCTGATGAAAGTTTATAAGATGGGCAGAACTGAGGTGTTTGCGCTGCGTGGTGTGAATGCGGAGATTAAAGAAGGCGAGTTTGTGGCTGTGGTCGGACCTTCTGGATGCGGAAAGACAACGCTTCTCAATTTGATTGGTGGAATTGATTTGCCCACTGCTGGCTCAATCATTGTGAAGGGCACGAACATCTGCAATTACAGTGAGAAGGAACTTGTGGATTACAGGAGGAGGTATGTGGGAATGGTGTTCCAGTTCTTCAATCTTGTGCCAACACTGACTGCTTATGAGAATGTGGAATTGCCTGCATTGCTTGCTGGTATCGAGAAGAAGGCAAGGGAGAAGCGGGTGATGGAGTTGCTGAAGAGTGTGGGAATGGTGGAGAGAGCAGGGCATCTGCCTGATGAGATGAGTGGTGGGGAGCAGCAACGGATTGCAATCGCGACTGCACTTGTGAACAATCCCGCAATAATTCTGGCTGATGAGCCGACTGGAGAGCTTGATAAAAAGACAGGACTGGAGATTCTGGAGCTTTTCAAAGCGTTGCAGAAAAATGAGAAGAAGACACTCATTGTGGCAACGCATGACCCGAGGATAGCTGAGTTTGCAGATAGAATTTTGCACATGGAAGACGGAAAGATTACTGGGAAGAAAGAATAG